Sequence from the Panicum virgatum strain AP13 chromosome 5N, P.virgatum_v5, whole genome shotgun sequence genome:
CGCACCGTCAGAAATATAAAACTGAGACGACTGACTTTATTATTGCACACGAGAAAGATTACAGAATGGAGATTACATGGCGCGCCTTGGAGGCAGGCAATGCATGGACGATTGAGCATGCGGCGGTAGCCCTGCTTGGCATCTGTCACCCACGGCTGGTGTGCCTCCGCTTCACCAcccacgacggcgacggcacCGGCGTCGGCCCTACGAACTCCATCTTCTTGCTGTCCTCCAAATCGTTCCTTGCTGGGATGGCGTCGCCGTCGGCATTCCCAGCCATTATCTCGGCCTGTGCGCCCCCCTcgccgtcatcgtcgtcgtcgtcctcctcctcctccttcgccACCACCCGTATCCTCCACACCTTGACGCTCTTGTCCAGCCCCGCGCTGTACACCACCATGCCGCGGCCCTCCACCTCACTGCCTTCGCCGTCGCCCACGGTCAGGCACCGCACCGGGCCCCGGTGGCCCTCGATCACGGCCAGGCACGTgtgcgtcgcgccgccgcccgtcccctCCCGCCTCCACACGCGCATGGTCGCGTCCTCCGAGCCGCTCACGACCACCcgtccgccgcagccgccggaggCCAGGCAGTAGACCGCCAGGCGGTGGCCCTTGAGGTACCCCGCGTGCACCGGCCGGCCCACGGTGGCCTTCTTGTCCCACACGTTGACGTAGCCGTCGGACGAGCCGGCGTACAGGAAGTAACTGCGCGTGGCTCCGGAGGCCGCGTGGCAGAGCGTGAGCGCGTTCACCGGGGACAGCTCGGACCCGGAGCGGAGCACGACGATGAGGGCGCCACATCTTGACGGTGCCGTCGCTGGAGCCCGTGAAGACGCACCCGTCGGCCTCGTTTACGACCATGGCGTTGATCGGCCCGTCATGCGCGGCGAAGGAGTCGGTGCAGGCGCCGTCGGAGAGCTTCCACGCCTTGACGGTGCGGTCGTGGGAGGCGGTGTACAggaggcccgcggcggcgtggaggacgAGGCAGGAGACGGTGTCGCGGTGGTGGTGCGGCGGGCGCTTCTTGCCGAAGCAGAGGACGGAGAGGCGGCCGTTGGCCGGGAGGGTGGCCGCCTTCTTGGCGCGGACGTGGGGCtcactggtggcggcggcgcggacggtccAGACCCGGACGTTGTGGCCACGGCCGTGGGACGTGACGAGCGTGTGCCCGCACGCGGCGAGCGCCTGGACGCGGCCGCGGCCCACGTCGAGGTAGCCGCGGTCGCAGCACTCGGGCGCCGCCCACGCGCGGACCCGGCCGCTGTCGGAGGCCGCGAACAGGACGCCGCGGGCGACGGCCAGCGCGTGCACGTCGCTCTCCAGTCGGTGCAGCGCGGCGAGGCAGTGGTAGATGGCGCCGGGCGAGGGCGGGAACCTGTGGCGGCCGTGCAGCGGCGACTGCGCCCAGGGCGAGCAGCGGCCGCTCATGGGCACGGACGACATGGTGAAGCGCGCGTGGTACTGGTGCAGGGGCGTGCGCGTGCCCGGGCTCGACGTGCGGTCCTCCTCGATGGAGCTGAAGCTCCTGCGGCGGCCGAAGTTCATGGCGATCGATCGAGCAAGCTGCTTGCTACCCTGCCGCGTCGTCGTCCCGGCTACGACTAGCTACGAGCGGTGAATTGAAGGAGGCACAAGCATCAGGGGACGCGTATAAATTGACACCACGGCGGAACAGCCGGGGCCCGGGGCATGCAGGATCGGAGCTTTGGCGGCTCCTACGGTACGTGCGTGCAGTGGTCGCGCGTCTACGATGAGCACGCCGGCCGGGGCCGCCGGAAGTCGAGGACGATCTCTTGTCTTTAGGGAGAAGTTATGGCTTGTGCTTCGCCTGTCCTCTTGCCGAGGCTGCTAgcgttcagacttcagagtgcTTACACTGACGATATTACATAAATAAAGGAGTTCTCGAGCTCTTGATTGCCCACTTTGGCGGTTTGAACACGTACTACTATCACGAAGTAAGTTGGTATAGAAGACAACACCGAGTTGATTAACCTCAGCCTTCCAGCCTTGTTTAGCAATCTTCCTTTCCAAGCTGCCAACTTGCCACCCATCTTATCAATCAAAGGTTGGATGTCAAC
This genomic interval carries:
- the LOC120675003 gene encoding protein JINGUBANG-like encodes the protein MNFGRRRSFSSIEEDRTSSPGTRTPLHQYHARFTMSSVPMSGRCSPWAQSPLHGRHRFPPSPGAIYHCLAALHRLESDVHALAVARGVLFAASDSGRVRAWAAPECCDRGYLDVGRGRVQALAACGHTLVTSHGRGHNVRVWTVRAAATSEPHVRAKKAATLPANGRLSVLCFGKKRPPHHHRDTVSCLVLHAAAGLLYTASHDRTVKAWKLSDGACTDSFAAHDGPINAMVVNEADGCVFTGSSDGTVKIYFLYAGSSDGYVNVWDKKATVGRPVHAGYLKGHRLAVYCLASGGCGGRVVVSGSEDATMRVWRREGTGGGATHTCLAVIEGHRGPVRCLTVGDGEGSEVEGRGMVVYSAGLDKSVKVWRIRVVAKEEEEDDDDDDGEGGAQAEIMAGNADGDAIPARNDLEDSKKMEFVGPTPVPSPSWVVKRRHTSRG